The sequence GCACGATCGGGAAATCGCGCTGAATCGCGCCGCGCACGATCAGGCTGCCGAGGCCGGGGATCGCGAACACCGCCTCAATCACGACGGTCGCCGCCAGCATGCGGTTGACCAGCAGACTGATGATCGTGAGCAGGTTGACGCCGACATTCTTCAAACCGTGCTGCCAGAGGATGCGGGACATCGACAGGCCCTTGGCGTGC comes from Streptobacillus ratti and encodes:
- a CDS encoding ABC transporter permease, translating into LKLNWLPATGAKSFSVSPIDAIRHALLPGIAIAAYGMAGVARQLRGALLEVLSSQYVRTLHAKGLSMSRILWQHGLKNVGVNLLTIISLLVNRMLAATVVIEAVFAIPGLGSLIVRGAIQRDFPIV